The following proteins come from a genomic window of Archocentrus centrarchus isolate MPI-CPG fArcCen1 chromosome 3, fArcCen1, whole genome shotgun sequence:
- the LOC115777327 gene encoding high choriolytic enzyme 2-like isoform X1 — translation MDPPEAIEKVNAHSSKNLVHGDIVPATTRNADPCTAIGCKWPKTGPYVYIPVSISSVYSTQERNIIINALVTFHESTCIRFIWRTNQVNSINFFSGDGCYSYVGRQSQAQLISLQRNGCLYQATVQHEVLHALGFHHEQVRSDRDQYVRILTQNILPGQEHNFVKVQTNNLQTRYDFNSVMHYPRTAFSRNGQPTIVAKSNPNLDFGRATQMSANDIARINRLYGCCE, via the exons ATGGATCCCCCAGAAGCCATTGAAAAAGTCAATGCTCACTCTT CAAAAAACCTGGTTCATGGTGACATTGTTCCTGCTACAACCAGGAATGCCGATCCGTGCACAGCCATTGGCTGCAAGTGGCCTAAAACTGGACCCTATGTCTACATACCTGTCTCCATATCCTCTGTATACT CCACCCAAGAGCgcaacatcatcatcaatgcCTTGGTGACCTTCCATGAGTCCACCTGTATTCGCTTCATCTGGAGGACAAACCAAGTCAATTCCATCAACTTCTTCTCTGGAGATGG GTGTTATTCATATGTGGGCCGTCAGAGCCAAGCGCAGCTAATCTCCCTACAAAGAAATGGTTGCTTGTACCAGGCGACAGTGCAGCATGAGGTTCTTCATGCTCTGGGCTTCCACCACGAGCAGGTCCGCTCTGACAGAGACCAGTATGTGAGGATCCTCACCCAGAACATCTTGCCAG GGCAAGAACACAACTTTGTGAAAGTGCAAACCAACAATCTGCAGACTCGCTATGACTTCAACTCTGTCATGCACTATCCCAG AACTGCGTTCTCCCGTAATGGGCAGCCAACAATTGTTGCCAAGTCCAATCCTAATCTGGATTTCGGACGTGCTACTCAGATGA
- the LOC115777327 gene encoding high choriolytic enzyme 2-like isoform X2 — protein MDPPEAIEKVNAHSSKNLVHGDIVPATTRNADPCTAIGCKWPKTGPYVYIPVSISSVYSTQERNIIINALVTFHESTCIRFIWRTNQVNSINFFSGDGCYSYVGRQSQAQLISLQRNGCLYQATVQHEVLHALGFHHEQVRSDRDQYVRILTQNILPGQEHNFVKVQTNNLQTRYDFNSVMHYPRTAFSRNGQPTIVAKSNPNLDFGRATQMSANDIARINRLYGC, from the exons ATGGATCCCCCAGAAGCCATTGAAAAAGTCAATGCTCACTCTT CAAAAAACCTGGTTCATGGTGACATTGTTCCTGCTACAACCAGGAATGCCGATCCGTGCACAGCCATTGGCTGCAAGTGGCCTAAAACTGGACCCTATGTCTACATACCTGTCTCCATATCCTCTGTATACT CCACCCAAGAGCgcaacatcatcatcaatgcCTTGGTGACCTTCCATGAGTCCACCTGTATTCGCTTCATCTGGAGGACAAACCAAGTCAATTCCATCAACTTCTTCTCTGGAGATGG GTGTTATTCATATGTGGGCCGTCAGAGCCAAGCGCAGCTAATCTCCCTACAAAGAAATGGTTGCTTGTACCAGGCGACAGTGCAGCATGAGGTTCTTCATGCTCTGGGCTTCCACCACGAGCAGGTCCGCTCTGACAGAGACCAGTATGTGAGGATCCTCACCCAGAACATCTTGCCAG GGCAAGAACACAACTTTGTGAAAGTGCAAACCAACAATCTGCAGACTCGCTATGACTTCAACTCTGTCATGCACTATCCCAG AACTGCGTTCTCCCGTAATGGGCAGCCAACAATTGTTGCCAAGTCCAATCCTAATCTGGATTTCGGACGTGCTACTCAGATGA